From Fischerella sp. PCC 9605, the proteins below share one genomic window:
- a CDS encoding DUF6887 family protein — translation MTKPDFVSMTRTELRQYILDHREDQEPLEVYIDRFQNPNNKVFPAPESIEDLENFPELHRQNLEKQRKQA, via the coding sequence ATGACTAAACCTGATTTTGTATCCATGACTCGTACAGAATTACGACAATATATCCTTGACCACAGAGAAGATCAGGAACCACTAGAAGTTTATATTGACAGATTCCAAAATCCCAATAACAAAGTATTTCCCGCACCTGAAAGTATAGAAGACTTAGAAAACTTCCCAGAACTACACAGACAGAACTTAGAAAAACAACGCAAGCAAGCGTAA
- a CDS encoding DUF6888 family protein, with protein sequence MPTQEQIKTCFILCYQNTKMYLPINLVTIDKRTKDVVILAGEETEIVIYPNGNWRYL encoded by the coding sequence ATGCCTACACAAGAACAAATTAAAACTTGCTTCATCCTTTGCTATCAAAATACTAAAATGTATTTACCTATAAACTTAGTGACTATAGATAAACGTACAAAAGACGTTGTGATTTTAGCTGGAGAAGAAACAGAAATTGTAATTTATCCGAACGGAAATTGGAGATACTTATGA
- a CDS encoding helix-turn-helix domain-containing protein has product MISVDVGQKIVICNLQKYMEDSDLNITQLSKIIGVTQNTIRSYVQNRFNRIDCEVAIKICNHFDVSFGEMFEIVKGN; this is encoded by the coding sequence ATGATAAGCGTAGATGTGGGACAGAAAATTGTGATTTGCAATCTTCAAAAATATATGGAAGACAGTGATTTGAATATCACTCAACTTTCTAAAATTATTGGTGTTACTCAAAATACGATTCGTAGTTATGTGCAGAATCGGTTTAATAGAATCGATTGTGAAGTAGCTATAAAAATTTGTAATCATTTTGATGTTTCTTTTGGTGAGATGTTTGAAATTGTGAAAGGTAATTAA
- a CDS encoding type II toxin-antitoxin system VapC family toxin: protein MIILDTNVLSELIKPQGSTVVRNWAARQPVTTLFTTTITQAEILYGIAILPEGKRKYELYQAATLMFAEDFVGRVLTFDESAAVAFANISAQRRVSGTPISQADAQIAAICYSRNAAIATRNVSDFAGCGIFIINPWEEKSP, encoded by the coding sequence ATGATTATTCTTGATACTAATGTATTGTCAGAATTAATCAAACCCCAAGGGTCTACAGTAGTTCGCAATTGGGCAGCCCGACAACCTGTAACAACTTTGTTTACTACAACAATTACACAAGCCGAAATACTCTATGGCATCGCTATTTTACCAGAAGGAAAGCGGAAATATGAACTCTACCAAGCCGCTACTTTAATGTTTGCAGAAGACTTTGTAGGACGTGTTCTGACCTTTGATGAATCTGCTGCTGTAGCTTTTGCTAATATTTCAGCCCAAAGACGAGTCAGTGGGACTCCCATATCTCAAGCTGATGCCCAAATTGCTGCTATTTGTTACTCTCGTAACGCAGCTATAGCAACTCGTAATGTTTCTGATTTTGCAGGCTGCGGAATTTTTATTATTAATCCTTGGGAAGAGAAATCCCCATAA
- a CDS encoding FitA-like ribbon-helix-helix domain-containing protein, with amino-acid sequence MTNITIFNIDDNIKNLLQQRAAKNGRSLEEEVKEILRLALIENQKPPVNIVNMIEKRFAHLGDFELGEITREPMRTAPTFE; translated from the coding sequence ATGACAAACATTACCATTTTTAACATTGACGATAACATCAAAAACCTCTTGCAACAACGAGCTGCAAAAAATGGTCGTTCCTTAGAAGAAGAAGTAAAAGAGATTCTTCGTCTTGCTTTAATAGAAAATCAAAAACCGCCTGTAAATATTGTAAATATGATAGAAAAACGCTTTGCCCACTTGGGAGATTTTGAACTAGGAGAAATTACCAGAGAACCTATGCGGACTGCACCCACTTTTGAATAA
- a CDS encoding GIY-YIG nuclease family protein, with amino-acid sequence MINPSTLDLKTLPWLPLDEKTAFPKRPAIYFAIDSLGNIQYIGRAKNVRSRWSKHHKYEELNAIGNIKIAYLFIDLLDLLPEIETALIEYFNPPLNIQLKIVTENIESKLLKSKRQDPNYTKVTADIEKEIASKTRAICALTGISLSDAVNEALKLWIEKKKADEKFEI; translated from the coding sequence ATGATTAATCCATCTACCCTTGATTTAAAAACCCTTCCCTGGTTGCCACTGGATGAAAAGACAGCATTTCCTAAACGTCCAGCTATCTACTTTGCTATTGATTCATTGGGCAACATCCAATACATTGGACGCGCTAAGAATGTTCGTAGCCGATGGAGCAAGCATCACAAGTATGAAGAGTTAAACGCAATTGGTAACATCAAGATTGCCTATCTGTTCATAGACCTACTAGACTTACTACCAGAGATTGAGACAGCTTTAATTGAGTATTTCAATCCACCTCTAAATATCCAATTAAAAATAGTTACAGAAAACATTGAATCAAAACTTTTAAAAAGTAAAAGACAAGACCCCAATTACACTAAAGTTACAGCCGATATAGAAAAAGAGATCGCAAGTAAAACTAGAGCTATATGTGCATTAACAGGTATTTCTTTATCAGATGCCGTAAACGAAGCTTTAAAGCTTTGGATTGAAAAAAAGAAAGCTGATGAAAAATTTGAAATTTAA
- a CDS encoding GIY-YIG nuclease family protein yields the protein MINPATIDLKSLPWLPLNKRSVFTEKSCIYFAIDSLGTVQYIGRAKNVRSRWLNHHKYSHLNRIGNIKIAYLSIDTPELLPKIEIALIDYFKPCLNGRLKKKRETVSKTTRLISEINEALQRYADEQLISENAAINQLLKEILTQKGYLSNTTDVEDND from the coding sequence TCTCTTCCTTGGCTACCATTGAACAAGCGCTCAGTATTTACCGAAAAATCTTGCATTTATTTTGCAATTGATTCACTTGGAACTGTCCAATACATTGGACGTGCCAAAAATGTGCGTAGTCGATGGTTAAATCATCATAAATACAGTCATTTAAATCGTATAGGCAATATTAAAATCGCCTACTTGTCTATAGATACACCAGAACTACTACCAAAAATTGAAATAGCTTTAATTGATTATTTCAAACCGTGCTTAAACGGTAGATTAAAGAAAAAACGTGAAACTGTTTCTAAAACAACAAGATTAATATCGGAAATAAATGAAGCTTTACAAAGATATGCAGATGAGCAATTAATCAGTGAAAATGCTGCTATTAATCAATTGTTAAAAGAAATTCTTACGCAAAAAGGATATTTATCAAATACAACAGATGTAGAAGATAATGATTAA